A window from Chiroxiphia lanceolata isolate bChiLan1 chromosome 3, bChiLan1.pri, whole genome shotgun sequence encodes these proteins:
- the XKR5 gene encoding LOW QUALITY PROTEIN: XK-related protein 5 (The sequence of the model RefSeq protein was modified relative to this genomic sequence to represent the inferred CDS: substituted 1 base at 1 genomic stop codon), with protein sequence MLPVTHPTPPNPGAVPNLPKLGWTSQHGDSCRYWDVLRMAGGSARAGEVLTQLGDVCVLQLLEALLQTLPHLLLQAYVVVAVDPVGFIPGVSAGLSLLSVSWALASYSHFTCLLKPGHLSLPTMAMLCLLLWRTGMLGTRVLALVLFARLYSFWVFAVAGKTXDPSSPHPTLRSALRCSWCWSCLQPPPGMALPVQSLLLAGVHWLLMSFWLVAQQTNIVVQPCRWRLFNGLVGAVYIFCYINVRPGPSKTRVSVFYAIMLMENTLLLLLATRFLQAELRNSLGVTGAVMSGSVIGATALVVYYSLLHPKSTEIWQGFLETSCSAAAVSDDEVSGESSQSGQSSGTSGDEEPLSGEGTTADPKTGNSSSLLQSKGCLEDSWTNHHHWLLVKLALKTGDLSVINAAFGDGGVGEVYPGGWMMEKLTGVEPGANFSLPMRDIVPQEAEPGLTVGNGGSIKPSAGAAGMAQEDGAGQEPVFPPSISRPSSFSPDSAEGSSVYFTAVAGGITLPGTGTGTGTTMCMALVQKDSEAQPSPGCLREGGGAVGRGGGEDLSLGMASISPILGTCAHKHLQRSFSLGNTGSCGVAGPPNEGSEGTESALMEWHHLWDIHPCGTQGTVRRSKLRSPCFTSTPKADPKCPQQGLGELGEGTDLSGLPG encoded by the exons ATGCTCCCTGTGACCCatccaacccccccaaacccaggtGCAGTCCCAAACTTGCCCAAACTAGGGTGGACATCCCAGCATGGTGACTCCTGCAGGTACTGGGATGTTTTGCGGATGGCAGGCGGCAGTGCCCGTGCTGGGGAGGTGCTGACACAGCTCGGGGACGTGtgtgtgctgcagctcctggaagcCCTGTTGCAGACCCTGcctcacctcctgctccaggcctACGTTGTCGTGGCTGTTGACCCAGTGGGCTTCATCCCTG gtgTCAGtgcagggctgtccctgctctccgTCTCCTGGGCTTTGGCCTCCTACAGCCACTTCACCTGCCTGCTGAAGCCTGGCCACCTCAGCCTGCCGACCATGGCcatgctctgcctgctgctctggaggACAGGGATGCTGGGGACCAGGGTCCTGGCCCTGGTGCTCTTTGCCAGGCTCTACTCCTTTTGGGTTTTCGCTGTGGCAGGTAAGACCTGAGATCCCTcttccccacatcccacccTGAGGTCAGCCCTGCGATGCTCCTGGTGCTGGAGCTGTTTGCAGCCTCCCCCAGGAATGGCTTTGCCCGTACAGTCCCTTCTCCTTGCAGGTGTCCACTGGTTGCTCATGTCCTTCTGGCTGGTGGCCCAGCAGACAAATATTGTGGTCCAGCCGTGCCGCTGGAGGCTGTTTAATGGCCTGGTGGGGGCCGTGTACATCTTCTGCTACATCAATGTCCGACCTGGTCCCTCCAAGACCAGGGTGTCTGTATTTTATGCA ataATGCTGATGGAGAACAcgctcctgctgctgttggccACCCGgttcctgcaggcagagctgaggaacAGCCTGGGTGTGACTGGGGCTGTCATGTCAGGGTCTGTAATAG gtGCCACAGCTCTGGTGGTTTATTACAGCCTGCTCCATCCCAAGTCCACAGAGATCTGGCAGGGATTCCTGGAGacatcctgcagtgctgcagcagtgagTGATGATGAGGTCTCTGGGGAGAGCTCCCAAAGTGGGCAGAGCTCAGGAACTTCAGGAGATGAAGAGCCCTTGTCAGGGGAAGGGACCACAGCAGATCCAAAAACTGGGAACAGCTCATCGCTCCTGCAATCCAAAGGGTGTTTGGAGGACAGCTGGACAAACCATCACCACTGGCTGCTGGTAAAGCTGGCCTTGAAGACAGGAGATCTGTCTGTGATCAACGCAGCCTTCGGAGATGGTGGCGTGGGAGAGGTTTATCCTGGAGGATGGATGATGGAGAAACTCACTGGAGTTGAGCCTGGGGCAAACTTTTCTCTCCCCATGAGGGACATTGTTCCTCAGGAGGCTGAACCTGGTCTGACAGTGGGGAATGGAGGAAGCATCAAACCCAGCGCTGGCGCTGCAGGAATGGCacaggaggatggagcagggcaggagcctgTTTTTCCCCCATCCATATCCCGTCCCAGCAGCTTCTCCCCGGATTCAGCTGAGGGCTCCTCTGTGTACTTCACTGCTGTTGCAGGAGGCATCACCTtgcctgggacagggacaggcacaggCACAACGATGTGCATGGCCCTGGTGCAAAAGGACAGTGAAGCCCAGCCTTCTCCAGGATGCctgagagaaggaggaggagcagtaggaagaggaggaggagaggattTATCCCTTGGGATGGCAAGCATCAGCCCAATCCTGGGCACTTGTGCCCACAAGCACCTGCAGAGGAGCTTTTCCCTTGGCAACACAGGCAGCTGTGGGGTGGCAGGTCCCCCCAACGAGGGCTCAGAGGGGACAGAGAGTGCCCTCATGGAATGGCATCACCTCTGGGACATCCACCCTTGTGGCACGCAGGGAACTGTCAGGAGGAGCAAGCTGAGGTCGCCGTGCTTCACCTCCACCCCCAAGGCTGACCCTAAATGCCCACAGCAAGgactgggggaactgggagaggggacagaCCTGTCTGGGTTGCCAGGGTGA